The Microcebus murinus isolate Inina chromosome 1, M.murinus_Inina_mat1.0, whole genome shotgun sequence genome includes a region encoding these proteins:
- the CLDN17 gene encoding claudin-17, producing the protein MAFYPLQIAGLVLGFLGMVGTFATTLLPQWRVSAFVGSNIIVFERLWEGLWMNCIRQAKVRLQCKFYSSLLALPPVLETARALMCVAVALSLIALLIGICGMKQVQCTGSNKRVKAYLLGTSGVLFILTGIFVLIPVCWTANIIIRDFYNPAIHVGQKRELGAALFLGWASVAVLFIGGGLLCGFCCCNRKKQRHRYPAPGYRVPHTDKRRNTTMLSKTSTTYV; encoded by the coding sequence ATGGCATTTTATCCCCTGCAAATTGCTGGGTTGGTTCTTGGGTTCCTTGGTATGGTGGGGACTTTTGCCACAACCCTTCTACCTCAGTGGAGAGTATCAGCTTTTGTTGGCAGCAACATTATTGTCTTTGAAAGGCTCTGGGAAGGGCTCTGGATGAACTGCATCCGACAAGCCAAGGTCAGGTTGCAGTGCAAGTTCTACAGTTCCTTGTTGGCTCTTCCGCCTGTCCTGGAAACAGCCCGGGCACTCATGTGTGTGGCCGTTGCTCTCTCCTTGATTGCGCTCCTTATTGGCATCTGTGGCATGAAGCAGGTCCAGTGCACGGGCTCTAACAAGAGGGTCAAAGCATACCTTCTGGGGACTTCGGGAGTCCTCTTCATCCTGACGGGCATCTTCGTTCTGATTCCAGTGTGCTGGACAGCCAACATCATCATCAGGGATTTCTACAACCCAGCCATCCACGTAGGTCAGAAGAGAGAGCTGGGAGCAGCACTCTTCCTCGGCTGGGCAAGTGTTGCTGTCCTCTTCATCGGAGGAGGTCTGCTGTGTGGGTTCTGCTGCTGCAACAGAAAGAAGCAAAGGCACAGATATCCAGCCCCTGGATACCGTGTGCCACACACAGATAAGCGAAGGAACACGACGATGCTTAGTAAGACCTCCACCACCTATGTCTAA